A window from Bufo bufo chromosome 1, aBufBuf1.1, whole genome shotgun sequence encodes these proteins:
- the VDAC1 gene encoding voltage-dependent anion-selective channel protein 1, with amino-acid sequence MAIPPSYADLGKSARDIFTKGYGFGFIRLDLKTKSENGLEFTSSGSANAETSKVSGSLETKYKWSEYGLTFTEKWNTDNTLGTEITVEDQLTKGLKLTFDSSFSPNTGKKNAKIKSAYKREHINAGCDMDFDIAGPSVRGAVVFGYEGWLAGYQMTFESAKSRVSQSNFAVGYKTDEFQLHTNVNDGTEFGGSVYQKVNDKLETAINLAWTAGNSNTRFGIAAKYQIDSDASFSAKVNNSSLIGLGYTQTLKPGIKLTLSTLLDGKNINAGGHKLGMGLEFEA; translated from the exons ATGGCCATACCTCCGTCCTATGCTGATTTGGGTAAATCTGCCCGAGATATATTCACCAAAGGATATG GGTTTGGCTTCATAAGGCTTGACTTGAAAACAAAATCTGAAAATGGATTG GAATTTACAAGCTCGGGTTCAGCAAATGCAGAAACCAGCAAAGTCAGTGGCAGCCTGGAAACCAAATACAAGTGGTCAGAGTATGGACTGACATTCACAGAGAAGTGGAACACTGATAACACGCTGGGCACCGAGATCACTGTAGAAGATCAG CTTACTAAAGGACTGAAGTTGACCTTTGACTCATCGTTCTCGCCTAATACTGG AAAGAAGAATGCAAAGATTAAGAGTGCCTACAAGCGAGAGCACATTAACGCGGGCTGTGATATGGACTTTGATATCGCCGGTCCATCTGTACGCGGTGCTGTGGTGTTTGGCTATGAGGGCTGGCTAGCTGGCTACCAGATGACTTTTGAATCTGCAAAGTCTAGAGTCTCACAAAGCAACTTTGCTGTTGGATATAAAACTGATGAATTCCAGTTGCACACCAATGT GAACGACGGTACTGAATTTGGAGGCTCGGTATATCAGAAAGTGAATGATAAATTGGAAACTGCCATAAACTTGGCATGGACAGCAGGAAACAGCAACACGCGCTTTGGAATAGCAGCCAAATATCAAATAGACTCTGATGCTTCATTCTCT GCTAAAGTGAATAACTCAAGTCTGATTGGATTAGGATATACTCAGACTCTTAAGCCAG gtatcAAATTAACACTATCCACATTACTCGATGGCAAGAACATCAATGCAGGAGGCCACAAACTAGGCATGGGACTAGAATTTGAAGCATAA